One Cucumis sativus cultivar 9930 chromosome 1, Cucumber_9930_V3, whole genome shotgun sequence DNA segment encodes these proteins:
- the LOC101217374 gene encoding scarecrow-like protein 34, with the protein MDNLLDDFPNSWSNNYPFHPYLSNSLFKVNRDAVDPLQIPAKSHQHQLQHHQLTNNSSSSPSSSSSEGDSPDSHDTSNTMLKYITEMLMDEAEDLKTQPCMLLDCLALQAAEKSFYDVLGQKYPPSPTADSSSCDRALGGEDESESFNGNSNSSLFHPFQNSVLSQDSFLGMQFLGHFRQGAEEASKFLPVNGRFGTIALDNDSSSSTSFPSRPVDFSWVAAENDGRSTLENGLLREKKNRLREDSDEELRSSKQSANFVDDNSLSDLFDEVLLCRGESRQSPPSCGSDESSESEANKKSRGRGKRKGKKSSRSRKQENSVEVVDLWTLLTQCAQAVSNYDQRTANELLNQIRQHSNPSGDGNQRLAHYFAKGLETRLAAGTPLYLPFASNETSAAEILKAYQMFIKACPFRRMSYFYGNRTILKLAEKVTTLHIVDFGLLYGLQWPCLIQRLSRRPGGPPKLRITGIELPQPGFRPAERVEQTGRRLAHYCKRFNVPFEHKVLAQKWETVRYEDLNVDRDELTIVTCMFRMKNVPDETVVANSPRDRVLKLIRKINPDLFIHEVTNGSFNTPFFNTRFKEALFYYSSLFDMYEATVPRDNPQRFLCEKEILGRDIMNVIACEGLERVERPETYKQWQVRNTRAGFKQVPLDQDLLKCVEKIVNTEYHQDFNIDQDGSWMLQGWKGRIIDALSCWVVA; encoded by the coding sequence atggaTAATCTCCTCGACGATTTTCCCAATTCTTGGAGTAATAATTATCCCTTCCATCCCTATCTTTCTAATTCTCTGTTTAAAGTCAATCGTGATGCCGTCGATCCCCTTCAGATTCCGGCTAAATCACATCAACACCAACTCCAACACCACCAACTTACTAACAATTCCTCCTCCTCCCCCTCTTCCTCTAGCTCCGAAGGAGATTCTCCCGATAGTCATGACACCTCTAACACCATGCTCAAATACATCACCGAGATGTTGATGGATGAAGCTGAAGATCTCAAAACACAGCCCTGTATGCTTCTTGACTGTTTGGCTCTTCAAGCTGCTGAGAAATCTTTTTATGATGTTCTTGGTCAGAAGTATCCCCCCTCTCCAACCGCTGATTCTTCTAGCTGTGATAGAGCTTTAGGAGGTGAAGATGAATCTGAATCTTTTAATGGTAACTCTAACTCCTCTCTTTTTCACCCTTTTCAAAACTCTGTTTTAAGTCAAGATTCGTTTCTTGGGATGCAATTTCTTGGCCATTTTAGACAAGGAGCTGAGGAAGCTAGTAAGTTTCTTCCTGTTAATGGAAGATTTGGAACCATTGCCTTGGATAATGATTCTTCTAGTTCTACCTCTTTTCCTTCTAGGCCAGTTGATTTTTCTTGGGTTGCTGCTGAGAATGATGGTAGATCCACCCTTGAAAATGGGTTGttaagagagaagaaaaaccgTTTGAGGGAAGATAGTGATGAGGAGTTGAGAAGTAGTAAACAATCTGctaattttgttgatgataATTCACTGTCTGACTTGTTTGATGAGGTTCTTCTTTGTCGTGGCGAGAGTCGGCAGTCTCCGCCGTCGTGTGGTTCCGATGAATCCTCCGAGAGCGAAGCCAATAAGAAATCGAGAGGGAGAGGGAAaaggaaagggaagaaaagtaGTCGTTCTAGGAAGCAAGAGAACAGTGTGGAAGTTGTGGATTTGTGGACATTGTTAACTCAATGTGCTCAAGCTGTTTCAAATTATGATCAAAGAACTGCCAATGAACTGCTCAATCAAATCAGGCAGCATTCTAATCCATCTGGGGATGGTAATCAAAGATTAGCTCATTACTTTGCTAAGGGTCTCGAGACTCGTCTTGCCGCTGGTACGCCTCTATATTTGCCCTTTGCAAGTAATGAAACCTCTGCTGCTGAGATCTTGAAAGCTTATCAGATGTTCATCAAGGCGTGCCCGTTTCGGCGGATGTCATATTTCTATGGCAATAGAACAATTCTGAAGTTAGCCGAGAAAGTAACAACATTGCATATTGTTGATTTTGGGCTTTTGTATGGTCTCCAATGGCCCTGCTTGATTCAAAGGCTTTCGCGTAGACCTGGTGGACCTCCGAAGCTTCGGATAACAGGGATCGAGCTTCCCCAGCCAGGATTCCGCCCTGCTGAACGTGTTGAGCAGACGGGTCGTCGACTTGCACATTACTGCAAGAGATTCAATGTCCCATTTGAACACAAGGTCTTGGCACAAAAATGGGAAACGGTTCGATATGAGGATCTGAATGTTGATAGAGATGAACTGACTATTGTAACTTGTATGTTCCGAATGAAGAACGTACCGGACGAAACAGTAGTCGCAAACAGCCCGAGAGACAGGGTTCTAAAGTTGATCAGGAAAATCAATCCAGATCTCTTCATTCACGAAGTCACCAATGGTTCATTCAACACTCCATTTTTCAACACAAGGTTTAAAGAGGCACTCTTTTACTACTCGTCGTTGTTCGACATGTACGAAGCAACAGTGCCTCGAGACAATCCCCAGAGGTTTCTGTGTGAGAAGGAAATCCTAGGAAGAGACATCATGAATGTGATAGCGTGCGAGGGGCTTGAGAGAGTGGAAAGGCCAGAGACATACAAGCAATGGCAAGTGAGGAACACAAGGGCCGGGTTCAAGCAAGTACCACTAGACCAAGATTTGCTCAAGTGTGTGGAGAAGATAGTGAACACAGAATACCATCAGGACTTCAATATCGATCAAGACGGGTCGTGGATGTTGCAAGGGTGGAAAGGACGGATTATCGACGCATTATCATGTTGGGTTGTTGCCTAA
- the LOC101206098 gene encoding uncharacterized protein C24B11.05 gives MENGDEFNQISDAKYECLLFDLDDTLYPFNSGLAKEITKNIQEYMIEKLGMEENVPELCISLYKIYGTTMAGLRAIGYNFDYDDFHSFVHGRLPYDMLKPDPLLRNLLHSLPIRKFIFTNGDMAHANRALKRLGLEDCFEGILCFETLNPDKGTVDEEEGSVIFDINQYMSNPNSDLDLPKTPVVCKPFEEAYKQVFEIANINPKKTLFFDDSVRNLQTGKLVGLHTVLVGNSQRIKGVDHAFESIHNIKEGLPELWEDMEKLKSVTYSRKEVAIETSVRA, from the exons ATGGAGAATGGTGATGAGTTCAATCAGATTTCTGATGCTAAATATGAATGTCTTCTCTTTG ATCTAGATGACACTCTTTATCCTTTTAACTCTGGTTTGGCAAAGGAAATCACCAAGAACATTCAAG AATATATGATTGAGAAGTTAGGAATGGAAGAGAACGTGCCTGAATTGTGCATTTCCTTGTACAAGATTTATGGGACAACAATGGCTGGTCTTAGA GCTATTGGGTATAACTTCGATTACGATGATTTCCATAG TTTTGTTCATGGAAGATTGCCATATGATATGCTCAAGCCTGACCCGTTATTGAGAAACCTACTTCACAGCTTACCAATTCGAAAATTT ATATTCACAAATGGTGATATGGCCCATGCAAACAGAGCGCTGAAGAGACTAGGATTAGAGGACTGCTTTGAAGGGATTTTATGCTTTGAGACTTTGAATCCTGATAAGGGAACGGTTGATGAGGAAGAAGGGTCTGTAATTTTTGACATCAATCAGTACATGAGCAATCCAAATTCTGATCTTGATCTACCGAAGACGCCGGTTGTCTGCAAACCATTCGAAGAGGCATATAAGCAAGTTTTCGAGATAGCCAATATCAACCCGAAAAAAACT TTGTTCTTTGATGATAGTGTTCGAAATCTACAAACGGGGAAGTTGGTGGGCCTTCACACAGTGCTT GTTGGAAATTCGCAACGAATCAAGGGGGTGGATCACGCTTTTGAGAGCATCCATAATATCAAGGAAGGATTGCCTGAGCTATGGGAAGACATGGAGAAGCTCAAGAGCGTCACATACTCCAGAAAGGAGGTAGCTATCGAGACTTCAGTTAGagcataa
- the LOC116401814 gene encoding uncharacterized protein LOC116401814, protein MTKIPSFIFLPLFFFFLFFFFLFFNPKTEGRSKEKRKPEHLNSPASAVTPFNSLPPLVNVFLFRPFLLHFHPFLLHDSPLYFPISTCSRNVSISSARVSVLLSTSSPADASPLPSISISGFSMASTSTNGPMYKIDPAHHFQSIVSSLSHLESRLTMLSDQNKTVKILG, encoded by the exons atgacgaaaataccctcttttattttccttcctcttttcttctttttccttttcttctttttccttttcttcaacccGAAGACAGAAGGccgttcaaaagaaaaacgtaaACCAGAGCATTTGAACTCTCCCGCGTCTGCAGTTACCCCCTTCAACTCTCTCCCGCCTCTGGTGAACGTTTTTCTCTTccgtccatttcttctccacttccatccatttcttctccacgacTCTCCGCTATATTTTCCGATTTCAACTTGTTCACGGAAcgtctccatttcttctgcaCGGGTCTCTGTTTTACTTTCGACTTCATCTCCGGCGGAcgcttctccacttccatccatttcgatttcag gtTTCAGTATGGCTTCGACATCAACTAACGGTCCCATGTACAAGATTGACCCTGCTCATCATTTTCAGTCTATAGTAAGTAGTTTATCACATTTAGAAAGCAGGTTGACTATGTTGTCGGATCAAAACAAGACTGTCAAGATCCTTGGGTGA
- the LOC116402191 gene encoding uncharacterized protein LOC116402191 has protein sequence MECKNQQSQLSPKYECLLFDVDDTLYPLSSGLSKQCTKNIEEYMVEELGIEKDGVVEMNQFLYRNYGTSMAGLKAIGYEFDNDHYHSLVHGRLPYNNLKRDPVLRNLLLSLPIRKVIFSNADEVHVAKVLSRLGLEGCFESIICFESLNSSNFDTSSDDGSESDSKTSTNSDIDDTPPPLPVTPVLCKPSPQAFESALKIANVDPKRTLFFDDSIRNIKTGKSSGLRTVLVGSSKRGNGIDYALESIHNIREALPELWEVDEKMKNQRLSSNIALDTSAVMA, from the exons ATGGAATGCAAAAATCAGCAATCTCAGTTATCACCAAAATATGAGTGTCTTCTCTTTG ATGTTGATGATACTCTTTACCCTCTTAGTTCTGGTTTGTCAAAACAATGCACTAAAAACATTGAAG AGTACATGGTTGAAGAACTTGGGATTGAGAAAGATGGAGTTGTAGAGATGAATCAGTTTCTGTATAGGAACTATGGGACATCCATGGCTGGTCTTAAG GCTATTGGTTatgaatttgataatgatCACTATCACAG cTTGGTTCATGGAAGATTACCATACAACAATCTTAAACGTGATCCTGTTCTCAGAAATCTCTTACTTAGTTTGCCAATTCGTAAAGTT ATCTTCTCGAACGCGGATGAAGTCCATGTTGCCAAAGTTCTAAGTAGGCTTGGTTTGGAGGGTTGTTTTGAAAGCATCATATGCTTTGAAAGTCTTAACTCCTCTAATTTTGACACTTCTTCTGATGATGGCTCTGAATCGGATTCCAAAACCTCGACAAACAGTGATATAGACGACACTCCTCCACCGCTCCCCGTCACTCCAGTTCTCTGCAAACCGTCTCCACAAGCATTTGAGTCTGCACTCAAGATAGCCAATGTTGACCCTAAGAGAACA TTGTTCTTTGACGATAGCATCCGCAACATAAAGACGGGAAAATCAAGTGGCCTCCGCACAGTTCTG GTTGGATCATCCAAGAGAGGGAATGGAATTGATTATGCATTGGAAAGCATTCATAACATTAGAGAAGCTTTGCCAGAACTATGGGAAGTTgatgagaagatgaagaaccAGAGGCTTTCTTCAAATATTGCATTGGACACATCAGCTGTCATGgcctaa
- the LOC101222528 gene encoding suppressor of disruption of TFIIS produces MEFKNQEQQPQPSKYECLLFDVDDTLYPLSSGLSKQCTINIEEYMVEELGIEKDRVVEMNQFLYRNYGTSMAGLKAVGYEFDNDHYHSFVHGRLPYNNLKCDMVLRNILLSLPIRKVIFSNADEVHVAKVLSRLGLEGCFESIICFESLNSSNLDTSSNDGSESDSKTSTNSDTDDTPPPLSITPVLCKPSPQAFESALKIANIDPKKTLFFDDSIRNIKTGKSSGLRTVLVGSSKRGNGIDYALESIHNIREALPELWEVDEKMKNQRLSSNIALDTSAVMA; encoded by the exons ATGGAGTTCAAAAACCAAGAACAGCAACCTCAACCATCAAAATATGAATGTCTTCTTTTTG ATGTGGATGACACACTTTACCCTCTGAGTTCTGGCTTGTCTAAACAATGCACCATTAACATtgaag AGTATATGGTTGAAGAACTTGGGATCGAGAAAGATAGAGTTGTAGAGATGAATCAGTTTTTGTATAGAAATTATGGGACATCCATGGCTGGTCTTAAG GCTGTAGGCTATGAGTTTGACAATGATCACTATCACAG CTTTGTTCATGGAAGATTACCCTATAACAATCTAAAGTGTGATATGGTTCTTAGAAATATCCTACTTAGTTTGCCCATTCGCAAAGTG ATCTTCTCGAACGCGGATGAAGTCCATGTTGCAAAAGTTCTAAGTAGGCTTGGTTTGGAGGGTTGTTTTGAAAGCATCATATGCTTTGAGAGTCTTAACTCCTCTAATTTAGACACTTCTTCTAATGATGGCTCTGAATCGGATTCCAAAACCTCGACGAACAGCGATACAGACGACACTCCTCCACCGCTCTCCATCACTCCAGTTCTCTGCAAACCGTCTCCACAAGCATTTGAGTCTGCACTCAAGATAGCCAACATTGACCCTAAGAAAACA TTGTTCTTTGACGATAGCATCCGCAACATAAAGACGGGAAAATCAAGTGGCCTCCGCACAGTTCTG GTTGGATCATCCAAGAGAGGGAATGGAATTGATTATGCATTGGAAAGCATTCATAACATTAGAGAAGCTTTGCCAGAACTATGGGAAGTTgatgagaagatgaagaaccAGAGGCTTTCTTCAAATATTGCATTGGACACATCAGCTGTCATGgcctaa
- the LOC101207628 gene encoding uncharacterized protein LOC101207628 translates to MDEKWNLSKKEGSGSSYHHSSTNAKSSFLRSGSTSKSPLLRCSSQKSIPSSNSKNPHDLPRSYSQKSSSNSIGRKYSSLAKEQKARFYIMRRCVAMLVCWHKHGDS, encoded by the coding sequence ATGGACGAGAAATGGAATCTATCAAAGAAGGAAGGTTCAGGAAGTAGTTACCATCATTCATCCACAAATGCGAAATCGTCATTCCTGAGAAGCGGGTCAACCTCCAAATCGCCATTGCTGCGATGTTCTTCACAGAAAAGCATCCCATCTTCTAATTCCAAGAACCCCCACGATCTCCCTCGAAGTTATTCACAGAAAAGCTCTTCTAATTCCATTGGAAGAAAGTACAGCAGCTTGGCAAAGGAACAGAAGGCTCGATTCTACATCATGAGACGCTGCGTGGCGATGCTTGTGTGTTGGCATAAACATGGAGATTCGTAA